The Haemorhous mexicanus isolate bHaeMex1 chromosome 6, bHaeMex1.pri, whole genome shotgun sequence genome includes the window cagcacagaattCCCCTGGCCAGCTCTTGGCAGAGCTCCATCGTCCTGCGTCAGCAGGTTTGCTGCTCCCTGTTTCCATGCAGAGGCTACAGCACAAACAGGGCACGGTCACCTTTTACACAACTCATCCTTTACTTGGACACACAACAGGCTGAAAGTCTGCTGCTGAAAGTAGTCCAGTATTGTGATGCACTGCCAGCAGGTAATGAGGTGGAACAGAGGATCTGGGCAAAGTGATTCTGTCTGCCTGAATGCTGGAGAGAAACTTGAGGAATAACTGAAGCCATTAAAGCCACATCCTCCAGTGCTATGAGCTGGACAAGAGCTGTAGCTCCAGcagtggggatggggggggacACCTGAATTTCAGGGATGCAAGGCAGCGGCACACGTTCCCAGGATGTGTTCCCTCTTCCCACGGAAATCCCCTTTGGAATTTCCAAAGGGGTCAGAGTTCAAACTGAAGCTGGGCCAGGTGATAAACAAGAGGTCACTGCAGAATTATTGTAAGATTATGGCAGTGAACAGACACAGGGCTGTGCTACAAACCCCCAGCTTCCCCTGGCAAGAGCTGCAAAGTATGTGAGCTGGAACAGAAGGTGCCATGAGGGCAGGTGGGCGGGTGCTGCCAAAAGCAGCCTAAAACCCCCTCTCTAGTGGGCTGGCAGCCTagtgctgggagagggggaaTCCCAGCCCCACGAtctgcctgctgcagtgggTGCAGGAAACAACACCTACGTCTGCTTCCAAAATTAGCTGCAGTAGAAGGGCTGAGAGCTGCAAGCTGCTTAGATGGCTTACCACTGCTGAGGTGAATCACCTAAAATCCCTGAGAATGTGACCCCAATGGGCTACTAGGTGCTGAAATGTTTCTTAAAAAGCAAACCAGGCAGATTCCCACGATCTCAGGGAGGTGGGCAATGAACTGTTTTACAGACTAGGTATGGTAAGCtgactttttttaataaatacatatCTCACATGTACCAAAATAAttataaacaaaaaatttaCAGTATTTACACAATATACAGTTGCTAAAAAGTGTAGCAATTATGACACACACAGTGTGAAACACACTTTTCCAATGCCCACAGTTAACATTATTGCTACTTTTGCCTAAGAGACAAGATGGCACCAGTCCCTTGGTCTGACTCCTCCACCTGTGAAGCCTCActgagagcagctgaggtcagtCAGAAAGGACAGGGACTGCCACCTGCCCAGCACAAATGAACGTAGAGTCTCTGAAAAGGGGTGTTGGCATGAGGCCACCCTGCCACGAAAGGTCACTTGTTCCCTGTAGTACTTGATACCACAAGAAAGGTCCCTGTAACGAGCAGGTTGGATGTGTAGTCTGTTACCTTTGCAGGGCTGAGAACATTGGCTATGTGGCTCTTTATCAGGTGGTGTGAATAATCACAGATCTGTACTGATGTTACACATCCCACTCCTTATTTAAACACAAGGGAGATCCTGGAACTGTCCTGTTACAATAACGTGCTCCTTCTCCTTGCTGGGCAGTGTAGtatttccctgctcttttttctctccacatTGTGACTTTCTTTTCAGGTGAAGAAAGTCACTCCTTTTTCTATACATATGTATACAGTCACTTCTTTTCAGAGAAAGCTCTGCTTTAAAATGCCAGCTGTCGTCCTCCAATAAGGCAGTCATCATATATaagctgcaaggaaaaaaaccaaaaatgctgTTAATGCAAAAATCTTACTTAAAGTATCATATCCACTCTGGGATAACAGCCAAATTCTACATACAAATTCTTTAGCAGTGTATAAAATTTCTAAACCAAAATGGTTACATATGCCATTTAAGGCAGCACTCAGAAtgtcagaaaaacaaatcctagggaggaaaaaaccaccCACTAACTGGAATTTTCTCTCATGAGGTTCTGTGTAAGCAACAGAACTGTGTTCAGAGAACCATGCTGCATGAAGTTAACCTCCATTCCCTCAtgttattttttacattttattcttACTCTGTTTACATGCTTGCCTCATCTGCCATTTTGCTGATTGCATAATCTTTGGTATACCTATCTGTTACACAGCAAGAGGTCACTGGGGCATGCTATCAGTGACACCAAAAAATACCCTGCACAGAACAggattttcccctttctcttgtaaaaatgaaaacagctaCTTACTTCATCCTCCGTGAACTCAGGCTCCGATTCACTGctctcttcatcctcacttTCTGGCAGCATCTGCAGGTCAGCTGTGGTCAGCTGCTTCAGCTGTTCCTGTATGCTGGAGTTGTCTCTTCCCCATGTGAGTTGATATGGGGAATAGCCCTGATAGGTCACTTTGTTCACGTCTGCCCCATGTTTCACCAAAAGTGACACCAGTTCTGAATTCTGCAGATCCACTGCCAAATGTAGTGCTGTTCTGCCATTGCATGGCTCCTGTGTGAAAACAGCAAAAGGTTTGGCATGtcaggagaggcagagccaCTGTCAGATCTGTTGATTCTAAAGACTACTGTTGATTCTAATCTACTGACTCTTTAAGAGCCCCCCACGGGTAGATTCATGGTACACATTACATACCTGTGCATTTACATCTGCTCCCAAGGACAGCAGATACTCCACAATACCCAGGTACCCCTGGATAGATGCTAAATGAAGACACGTATGTCCTggaaaacaggaacaaaaggaaaacttgACTAAGTCTAACTCAATGCCTCATCATTACTTAAAAATCAAGATGATATGCCAGGATGGTATCTAAATTTGCAAGTCATTCACGGCCAAAGGGTGTTTTGCAGAAGAGCTTTCCAGCTTCCAGTATAAATAAAAGGGTTGGATTTTGAAAAGATTTCTTGGAGGCTTTATTCCAGTGTTTGAGTGCAACTtattacaaacaaaaaaaggaggagaacaGCAAAGGCACTcactaaaaatgcaaaattcaaaGCCATGAGAGACTATAATCGACAGTGAGAAGGCCTACAAGACAGCACATTTCAAAAAAGTCAGACACTGCTGTATGCTTTGGGCTCCTCAACTGGGACAAAATAATCCTTCTCCACCTCTCCAGAGATCTCTGAGATCCACAGGAGACCGACCCTGCCCTGAGCGCAGCCCACCAAGAGGAAGTGTTCAGGATGAGGAGTGTGTCCGTACCGTTGTAGTTGGCTGCCTGCAGGACAGCCAGGAGGTGGTGTGGCTGGCAGTACTGCGTGAGCACGCTGACGCTCATGAGGGAGCCCTGCTGGCAGGCGATGTGCAGGGGGGTGTTTCCTCGGAAGTCCCTGATTTCCAGGTCGCATCCGGCCTTCAGAAGATGCTCAGCAATTTCAGGCTGATCAGTTATCACTGCCAGGTGAAGAGGAGTCTGCAAGCATAAGAGCAAAAGCACTGTAAGTTACACCACAAACTTGGCACCAGCATCTAGGCAAGCAGACCTCTTGTTCACTTGGTGATTTCTGCCAACAAATAAAAGCATGAAAACACACCCCATAAACTCAGTTCTTTATGCTTCCCAAGTTGTTGTATAGCTGCCCATTCATCTGGAAGTGATGAACTTTGAGCTCTTTGGATAAACCAACCACCAGCTGGTATGAAGGGTATCATTAACACATCCATAAACAGGGATGCAACCCATGGCATCATATTTGAAAAATGTGGGTGTTAAATGCCACTCTCTCAGGGGAGAGGAAGCATTGTACCAACcctggctggagccagcagggGACTTTCCTGAACGTAGGCTTTGATTCAATTGATTCCatcaattaaaacaaaaaaaaattaaagggactttttggggggaattcccCAGAGGGAGTGTGTGGGTGTGGCAGGGGCTGATCCAGATTTGGGGCTATCGAGGTGAAAGTACCTGGCTGAGGTTGTTCTGGAAGTTCAAGAAAGCCCGGTCACCGGCTGCCTGCTGGATCACCTCCAGGCTCAGGGCTTTTTCCTCGTGAATAATGGCCAAGTGCAGAaaactgcaggaggaaaaaaggagtaATTAAGCAACGCGCGTTGACCCCCCCGACGCCACGCTAAGCTCGGCGGACCGGACCGGGCCGGGTCACGCGCGGTGTCGCAAGCCGGGGCTTTCGGCATGGCCGGGGCTTTCCGCGGCCGCGGGAGCCGCCTCTCCCTGGCGCCGCTCCAGGGACTTTCCGcaccccctcccttccctcccggCGCGGCCCAGCGCGGCGCCGCCCCGCCGGCAAGCACATCCTGTCCCCAACTGGTCGTGCCGAGCTCCCCACCGTGTCCGAGCCACCCCTGCCCCGGCCTCGACCCCCACTTACGTGTCCCCGTCCTCCGtcagctgctgtgcccaggcgGGCGGCTCGCGGGGCTGCAGCCGTAtgtcctccagctccttcaccAGCTGCCGGTACTCCTCCTCTTTCATGGAGTCCAGGCCACTATCGTGGCGGTCGTCGAGCGCAAAGGCGCCCTGACGCTCCTTCTTGGGGTGCTCGTAGCCGTCCATGGCGGGCGGCTCGGCGGCGCGGCGAGCAGCGATCATGGCGGCGGAGCTGCGGGCACTGCGAgtgagcggcggcggcggcggcgcctcGCATATACAGCGCGGCCGGGGGATTTCTGCGGGGGAGGAGCCGCGGAGGACGGGAATTTCCAGCCAGTCAAAGCCCGACCGACGGGTCCGGTCCTGCTCGGCGCCGCCGGCGCTAGTAGGAGGGCGCAGCGGCTCGGGCCGCCCAGAAGGGGCGTCGGAGGGGCGGGAAGAGGCCGGGCCCAGAGGGAGCTTGGCGTTTTTCCAGGGGGGAAGTACTCGCCTCTCCGGCGTCCCCGTCGGTACTTCCCTGCCGCGCCCCGCGGGGATTTCCCTGCCCGATCCTGGGGCTCCCGATGCCTCTCCCACTGCGCCTGCTGCGGGGCCCCTGGAGGCCGAGGAGCGCCTCAGTGTcgggcactgctggccctgaTGGCGCCCCGCACCTCCCGACACTCCGTCACTTTCGTAAGAGGGGCTGCGGGATCATAGAATAATTTGAGTTGGAAGGGTTCtataaaaaagttttttttcccgTGTCTTGCGACTATTTTTGGCATCACCGAGTGTCTGTGCTTTTGTTTCCGTTTTGTCATTTTCCCGTGGGGTGGCATTCCTTTGAACGACAACTTAGGAGAAAATAAAGGCCCATCTAGaccaacccccctgccatgagcagggacatcttcaactggATAAGACCCCCCCATCCAATCTGACCTTTAatttttccagggatgggcatcCACCACGTTTCTGGGAACCTCTGGGTTGCCCAGAGGGTTCACCACCCTGATTCTAAAAAAtcttcttccttatatctaatctaaattgACCTTCCTTGTGTTTTAAACCCTTGCCCTTTGTCCtatggcagcaggctgggctaCAAAGCCTGTCTCCATCTGTTTTTATAGGCTGCCCTCAAGCTCTTCaaggctgcagaatggtcctCCCAGGAGTCTCTGGCCAGAGGGCCAGGCCGTGAGCATGAACGCTCTTAGAAGCTCCATCACCCCCGAAGTACAGTGTAGCATGGCTCCTCGTTCCTGCACGGTCTGCGCAATGACAGATCCCTGAGCCTGTGAGGATCCCTTTGAGGTCTGATGAGAGGGACCACCTTAGGACCACTTATCTAACGATTAGGAACAAGCTTTTTTAGCAAGCCCGGGGCAGCAAAGTCATAGTAAAATGTCAGGGAATCAAACaccactggagctgctgcatcGGTGCACTGTGTCTGCCCTGCTTGAGGAGTGTCCCTTCTTGGAGACACTCGGGCAGGATTGCGCGTGATGGATGTGACGCTGCCATGCCTGCAAGTGTGCTGGTGTTGCCTCAGCATTTAGAGGATTTTGCATCTCTGCCATGTAAGTTTTCACTCCACAACAGAACAAatcttttaaagaagaaattacatCTTCAGCCTCTCTTCTTACTTTCTCTGGCCATTCCTAGTGActcttctctgctttctttttactGCTGTAATGCCATCTGTGGGTAGTAAAAACTGGATAAATGCAGGATCCCACACGGATAAAAGGCATtgtctgtctgcagagctggcagcactgatttttttcctggtgaatttttgcttctgcttctcAGATGTAGGGGATTCCCatgaagaatttttcttctcttgcaaCTATTGCTGGCCTCACTGAGTAACAGTGTctgtactttttttccttttgtcagtTTCCCATGGGATGGCATCCCTTTGAACAAGAACTTATGGGAAAATccaaagataaaaggaaaagccagaggagaggaagaacGCCTGGCTTTCTGTCagcaaatgtttttaattttcagcccagctgtgccattCCTGGACTTCTTTTCAGTATTCATCACTTGGCCTGGGACAATCCAGTGGTGCTTTTGGGCAGGTTTAGAAAAAAGCCATAAAACTCTGTCTTTTTGAAGTTAAAGGTTATGAAAGTTTCATGAgctttttgaaacagttccccctttttaatgtaaattgGCAGGGGAAATTTAATTAACAAATGAATCTCCTCCTATCTGCATCTCTTCAAAAAAAGAAGATGGGAGTTGAAAAGCAAGCTCCTGCTCTGACTAGCAGGGGAATTGAGCCCAGCAAGGACCTTGCTCTCTGCAGTTGAGATTTTGCTAGAACCAAACAGACATTAAACTTGAAAATTCCTGTCC containing:
- the NFKBIA gene encoding NF-kappa-B inhibitor alpha, with the translated sequence MIAARRAAEPPAMDGYEHPKKERQGAFALDDRHDSGLDSMKEEEYRQLVKELEDIRLQPREPPAWAQQLTEDGDTFLHLAIIHEEKALSLEVIQQAAGDRAFLNFQNNLSQTPLHLAVITDQPEIAEHLLKAGCDLEIRDFRGNTPLHIACQQGSLMSVSVLTQYCQPHHLLAVLQAANYNGHTCLHLASIQGYLGIVEYLLSLGADVNAQEPCNGRTALHLAVDLQNSELVSLLVKHGADVNKVTYQGYSPYQLTWGRDNSSIQEQLKQLTTADLQMLPESEDEESSESEPEFTEDELIYDDCLIGGRQLAF